The genomic window AACGTTTGCGGGGGATGACAATGTCGTTGGAGAAAATGCAAAAAAAGCCGTTTCAAATATGAAAGACGGCGACGTAATACTCCTTGAAAATACACGTTTCAGGAAAGAAGAAACAAAAAATGAAGAAAATTTCAGCAGGGAACTTGCCTCTTTGGCGGATATATATGTAAACGACGCTTTCGGCTCGAGCCACAGGGCGCATTGTTCAACGGTGGGAGTAACAAAGTTTGTTAAGGAAAGCGCCGTAGGTTATCTGATGGAAAAGGAAATAGAATATCTGGGCAACGCCGTCAATAATCCGGAAAGGCCGTTTGCGGCTATACTCGGCGGTGCGAAAGTTGCAGATAAGATCAACGTAATAAATAATCTCCTCGAAAAAGTTGATATACTTATCATAGGCGGAGGCATGGCGTACACGTTCCTTAAAGCAAAAGGATACGGCGTGGGCAATTCCCTGCTTGACGAAACAAGTATAGGATATGCGGGGGAAATGATGAAAAAAGCCGAAGAAAAAGGCGTTAAATTGCTTCTTCCGACAGATACCGTGATTGTTCAGGAATTTAAGAACGACACGCCGTTTAAAACTGTCGATGTGGACAGTATACCGGAAGGATGGGAAGGAGTAGACATAGGCGAAAAAACAAGGGAGCTTTTTTCAGACGCATTGAAATCTGCAAAAACCGTTGTTTGGAATGGGCCTATGGGAGTTTTTGAATTTAAAAATTTTGCCGAAGGAACAATAGCTGTTGCAAAAACCCTTGCGGAGATAGACGCCGTGACTATTATCGGCGGCGGCGATTCGGCGGCGGCTGTAAACACGCTCGGCTTCGGCGACAGGATGAGCCATATTTCAACAGGCGGCGGGGCAAGCCTTGAATTTTTGGAAGGCAAGGAACTTCCGGGGGTTGCGGCCGTTGACGACAAATTAAAACGGAATTGAGGATTTTGGGATGAGAAAAAAAATAATTGCAGGCAACTGGAAAATGAACAAAACGCCTAAAGAAGCGGCTGAGCTGATTGAAACGCTTAAAGGCGGCATAAATACAAACATGGTTGACGTTGTTTTATGCGTGCCTTACATCGATATTATACCTGCCGCCGAGGCGCTGAAAGGCACAAACATATCCCTCGGAGCGCAAAACGTATACTTTGAAGAAAGCGGCGCGTATACGGGAGAGGTTTCGCCTTCCATGCTGAAAGAATGCGGAGTGGAGTATGTGATTGCGGGACACTCCGAAAGACGCGAATATTTCGGGGAAACCGACGAAATTGTTAATAAAAAGCTTAAAAAGATAATCGAACACGGTATGACGCCGATTTTATGCTGCGGTGAAACTCTTTCGCAAAGGGAACTGGGAGTTACGATAGAATGGATACGCATGCAGATAAAAGGCGCGCTTAATGGGATTGCCGCGGACGACGTTAAAAATATTGT from Anaerotignum faecicola includes these protein-coding regions:
- a CDS encoding phosphoglycerate kinase → MLNKKSVEDLNVKGKNVLVRCDFNVPLKDGKITDENRITAALPTIKKLMKDGGRVILCSHMGKPKGEVKPELSLLPVAKRLSELLGKEVTFAGDDNVVGENAKKAVSNMKDGDVILLENTRFRKEETKNEENFSRELASLADIYVNDAFGSSHRAHCSTVGVTKFVKESAVGYLMEKEIEYLGNAVNNPERPFAAILGGAKVADKINVINNLLEKVDILIIGGGMAYTFLKAKGYGVGNSLLDETSIGYAGEMMKKAEEKGVKLLLPTDTVIVQEFKNDTPFKTVDVDSIPEGWEGVDIGEKTRELFSDALKSAKTVVWNGPMGVFEFKNFAEGTIAVAKTLAEIDAVTIIGGGDSAAAVNTLGFGDRMSHISTGGGASLEFLEGKELPGVAAVDDKLKRN
- the tpiA gene encoding triose-phosphate isomerase; translation: MRKKIIAGNWKMNKTPKEAAELIETLKGGINTNMVDVVLCVPYIDIIPAAEALKGTNISLGAQNVYFEESGAYTGEVSPSMLKECGVEYVIAGHSERREYFGETDEIVNKKLKKIIEHGMTPILCCGETLSQRELGVTIEWIRMQIKGALNGIAADDVKNIVIAYEPIWAIGTGKTATSDQAQEVCGQIRQAVRELYGREASQSVRIQYGGSVNASNAAEIFAKEDIDGGLVGGASLKEEFVKIVNY